From a region of the Mytilus galloprovincialis chromosome 3, xbMytGall1.hap1.1, whole genome shotgun sequence genome:
- the LOC143066563 gene encoding interferon-induced protein 44-like: MNFDDSFKCIGAIIKEVETLSRTAEKHVGALRQFFYIAESQIDPQDLLSTKETSEQKTAPDTSNFQNNLDLARKDTLKTLMKFFENSGIKRVIDLGENIHDLKLKMKTLKRKMAEITEIHSLTSMTQGDDEKENRCVTIKTENKSKDSRCKTADITGSNNNDGTDHIELKDANSYDEFVLDIEDDKIVPDITTDIRSWNNQTLHGILNEIEHFQPLIGITHTDDEETDMDVFVNILLVGPRESGKSSFVNTLESVFRERTVIKSHDRRSRSVTFYTFNVGRTRKQPKFRICIYRRPDNENDVTIMEADLQHLIKGHIKNDYVFTGNNIAADNPNYRKYPNINDRVHCFVFVFDSCQPLIMESFLQQTASVRDSLNDAKIPQLILMTKIDNLSNLIQDDLSTTFHSKFIQNKIQQFSGLLRRPSYSVLPMKNIQIEHIPSTNLKILTLYNLRHMLMTTAKYLSENKEELQQDTYDREYYDSCTFQSL, encoded by the exons ATGAATTTTGATGACAGCTTTAAGTGTATTGGCGCTATAATCAAAGAGGTTGAG ACATTGAGTAGAACTGCAGAGAAACACGTTGGTGCTCTTCgtcaatttttttatatagcaGAGAGTCAGATCGATCCTCAAGATCTATTATCAACAAAAGAAACAAGCGAACAAAAGACAGCACCCGATAcctcaaattttcaaaacaatcTTGATCTTGCACGTAAGGACACTTTGAAAACATTGATGAAG tttttcgaaaattccggAATAAAACGAGTTATAGATCTCGGAGAAAATATTCATGatttaaaactaaaaatgaaaactttaaaaagaaaaatggcgGAGATTACTGAAATTCATTCCTTAACATCCATGACGCAAGGCGATGACGAAAAAGAAAACAGATGTGTAACaattaaaactgaaaataaaagcAAGGATTCAAGGTGCAAAACAGCAGACATCACAGGATCTAATAACAATGATGGAACAGATCATATAGAATTGAAGGACGCGAATTCGTATGACGAATTCGTTTTGG ACATTGAGGACGACAAAATTGTCCCTGATATCACAACAGATATTAGGTCATGGAATAATCAA ACATTACATGGTATACTGAATGAAATAGAACACTTCCAACCACTTATCGGTATTACTCATACAGACGATGAAGAGACTGACATGGATGTTTTTGTCAACATCCTACTAGTGGGACCAAGGGAATCAGGCAAATCTAGTTTCGTAAACACTCTTGAATCTGTTTTCCGAGAACGGACAGTTATAAAATCACATGACAGGAGATCTAGATCG GTTACATTCTATACCTTCAATGTTGGAAGAACGCGAAAGCAGCCAAAGTTCCGAATATGCATATATCGAAGACCAGACAATGAGAATGATGTGACCATAATGGAAGCCGACTTACAACATTTAATAAAAGGACACATCAAAAATGATTATGTG TTTACAGGGAATAACATTGCTGCAGATAATCCAAATTATAGGAAATATCCAAATATAAACGACAGAGTGCactgttttgtttttgtgtttgacTCTTGTCAGCCCTTAATCATGGAATCGTTTCTACAACAGACAGCTTCAGTTCGTGATTCTTTGAACGACGCAA agatcCCTCAGCTTATACTTATGACAAAAATCGATAACCTGTCAAATCTGATACAGGACGATTTGTCAACGACATTTCACAGTAAATTTATACAGAATAAGATACAGCAATTTTCAGGATTGTTAAGACGACCATCATACAGCGTTCTGCCCATGAAGAACATTCAAATTGAGCACATACCCAGTACCAACTTGAAGATTCTTACATTGTATAATTTGAGGCATATGCTGATGACCACGGCTAAATACCTATCGGAAAATAAGGAAGAACTCCAACAGGACACGTATGATCGAGAATATTACGATTCCTGTACCTTTCAGTCTCTTTAG